The Thermotoga caldifontis AZM44c09 genomic interval CGCCTGATGAAAGGATCTTCCGATGTGATGCTCAAACCTTCCACAAGGTATGCCTGTCCCGTTCCGACCGCGGCAACAGGCATTTTCAGCTCATCCAAGAAGCCTTTGAGCTCTTTCACGTTCACGAGTTTTGGATCCCTCACAGCGATCTCAACCGCGTCGTACCCAATCCTCTTCGCCATCTCAACACCCTTCAACAAATCACCCTTGAACGCCAGTGCGTCGAACGCCGCATCCGATGTGCTTACAACCAGCGCTAGTTTCACCGTAACACCGCCCTTTCGATGTGCTTCTCAACGAATTCCCTGAGCCCGACGTATCCGCAAGTGCTCAGGACCATCCTGGCGTGATACCTCAAAGATGGCGGTGCATCCGCGAACGTGATCCCAATGCCGGCGGTTTTTATCATCTCGAGATCGTTTTCACCGTTCCCGAACGCGACAACGTCCTTCAGATCCAGACGCAGAAAACCGCACAACCACTTCAACGCCTCAGCCTTGCTCACCCCGGCCGGTAGCACCTCGAGCAGGTTTTCCTCAGATCGTGTCACGTTGATACGAGGGTCATTGAACTCTGTGGAAAATCTGAGTTTTGTCAACTCGTTGACCAAACCGGCAATGACGATCTTTGTGACCGTTCTGCCAGATAACTGGCTAAGGTTCGTTAAGGAAAAATAGCTCAGACCATCGCGGAAGATGTAATCACTCGCGTGCAAGCCCGGGTTCATAGCGTAAACGTCTTCGTCGACGAAAAAGAATGAGCTCACGGAAACTTCTCTGCACCGCGAGACGAACCTTTCAACGACGCTCCAAGGTAGCGATTTGGAATAGATGTAACTACCGCTCACTGGATCGTACACACGTGCCCCGTTGAAGAGTACCACTGGGATTTTCAGCGGGAGTGTCTCAATGAAGTGTCTGGCGCTTTTCAGGGAGCGCCCCGTGGCGATGGTGCTCTTCACACCAGAGCTGTCGAGTTGTTTCAACAGGTCCACGGTCCTTGGATCGAGCGTTCCGTCTTTTTCGAGGAGTGTCCCATCCAGATCAAACACGAGAAGCCTCACTGTTTCCTCACCACCGCCATGGATGATCTTTCGAAGTTGACATGAACGATCTCCCTCACCTGCGGAACGTTTTGAGTCTCGTGGGCGTGGAGTTCCACACTTATCTGTCCCAGATCGGTTTTGATTTCAAAGTAGAACGTTGAGCCCGTGTAGATCCTCGTCACAACCTCACCACTCAAGATTCCTTCCCGATCGGGCACGAACCGACCACCCTCGGGTCTGAGCACCAGCAACACTTCTTCTTTTGGACTGAACGTCGTTCCCTGCCTTACCTCGACACTGATCTTTTTACCGTTGTTCAGTTCGACGAGGCAGTCGTTCATCCTCTGTTCCACGACCCTCGCTTCGATGAAACTCGCCCGGCCTATGAAGCCAGCCACGAAGACGTTCGCGGGAAATCTGTACAGCATCTCAGGTGTGTCTTTCTGGACGATCTTTCCATCTTTCATGACTATCACGTAATCAGAAAGCGTCATTGCCTCGAGTTGATCGTGCGTGACGTAGATGCTCGTGATACCGAGTTCCATCTGTATCTTTCTCAATTCAACCCTCATTTGCTCTCTCAGTTTCGCATCGAGATTGGACAGCGGTTCGTCCAAAAGTAACACCTTCGGTTCGACCACCAAGGCACGTGCCAGTGCGACCCTCTGCTGTTGTCCACCGGAGAGCTGGCTGGGATATCTTTTCTCCAGTCCTGAAAGTCCAACCAGGTTCAGCATGTGCATGACCTTTTCACGGATCTTTTCCTTCGACATCTTTCGCACCCTCAATCCGTAAGCCACATTCTCGAACACGTTGAGGTGTGGGAACAGCGCGTAGCTCTGGAACACCATCGATGTCGGACGACGGTTCGGAGGAAAATCGTTGACGACGACACCGTCGATCAATATCTCGCCCGATGTGGGAATTTCGAATCCACCTATCAACCTCAACGTTGTTGTCTTACCGCAGCCGGATGGTCCCAGCAATGTCACGAGCTTTCCCTTTTCAACGCCAAAACTCACACCGTCCACGGCCCTCACGATCGAGTGCGTCGCGGGATCTTTAAACAGCTTGACCAGATTTCTGACTTCGACGTAGTATTCACTCACCTCTCGACCCTCCTGAGCTTCATCTGATAGGAAAGGTTGACCGTCATGAACCTCATCAGGAACATCGCGACGATCACGAAACCTATCAGTGTGCAACTCAACGCGGCGGCCTGCGAAAGATCCCCATTGCTCACTGCTCCTAAGATGCGCACCGTGATCAAATTCCATTTCGCCGAAACGACGAAGATCACGGCACTGATGGCCGTCATGCTACGCACGAATGCGTTGAAGAGTGCCGTGAAGAATGCGGGCATCAAGAGCGGTAACGTGATCTTCCAGAACGTTTGGTAACTGTTGCTTCCAAGGTCCATGGATGCCTCCTCGATGGACTTGTCGATCTGGTAGAGCGCTGCAACCCCGTTTTGGACACCGACCGGAAGTTCTCTGAAGACGAACACCAGAATTATGATCAGGGCAGTACCGGTCAGGATCAGAGGTTTCTGGTTGAACGCCAGCAGATACCCGATACCAACGACGGTACCGGGAACCGCGAAAGGCAGCAAGGAAACAGCCTCCATGATCCTTCTGCCAAAGAATTCTTTTCGGGCGACGAGATAAGCGGTCATGATGCCGAGCACACCGCATATGGGAGTCGCTATGGAGGCGAGTAGCAACGTGTCTTTCAAATATTCCCAGCTGAAATTGAACACGTATCTGTAGTTGTCCAGGGTGAACGAATGATTCACACCCCAAAGTTTGGTGAAGGAACCGAGAAAGACCGTACCGTAGAAGAGCAATATTGAAGCTGTAAGCAAAAGACAGATCACTGTCAAGATGGCTTTCGCCCATCTCGGTAACTCCATAGCTTTAGATATGAAACTCTTCCCAGTCACGGTCACAAAAGATTTTCTGGACAGCCAGTACCTTTGAACGAAGAAGGCGATCAGTGTGGG includes:
- a CDS encoding HAD family hydrolase codes for the protein MRLLVFDLDGTLLEKDGTLDPRTVDLLKQLDSSGVKSTIATGRSLKSARHFIETLPLKIPVVLFNGARVYDPVSGSYIYSKSLPWSVVERFVSRCREVSVSSFFFVDEDVYAMNPGLHASDYIFRDGLSYFSLTNLSQLSGRTVTKIVIAGLVNELTKLRFSTEFNDPRINVTRSEENLLEVLPAGVSKAEALKWLCGFLRLDLKDVVAFGNGENDLEMIKTAGIGITFADAPPSLRYHARMVLSTCGYVGLREFVEKHIERAVLR
- a CDS encoding ABC transporter permease, whose amino-acid sequence is MFKQVKRLLNEPVLFAMIVFVWVLLFLFVIYPIFMVGLKSFEPKPGVFNLTVYRTIFSKRYFLIPIFNTLKLGVTVACFGVLIGYVFAYSVAKANVLAKNFFRTVATFPIVSPPFVVALAAILLFGRNGLFTRKLFGGIPPFEIYGFWGLVIVETLAYFPTAFLTLEGTLLSIGSDLEEASQSLGYSKWRTFWRVTFPLSLPGVLSAWLLVFSQSMADFGNPLVLGGRYHVLSVAAYLEITGSYRVSHGSALAIILLIPTLIAFFVQRYWLSRKSFVTVTGKSFISKAMELPRWAKAILTVICLLLTASILLFYGTVFLGSFTKLWGVNHSFTLDNYRYVFNFSWEYLKDTLLLASIATPICGVLGIMTAYLVARKEFFGRRIMEAVSLLPFAVPGTVVGIGYLLAFNQKPLILTGTALIIILVFVFRELPVGVQNGVAALYQIDKSIEEASMDLGSNSYQTFWKITLPLLMPAFFTALFNAFVRSMTAISAVIFVVSAKWNLITVRILGAVSNGDLSQAAALSCTLIGFVIVAMFLMRFMTVNLSYQMKLRRVER
- a CDS encoding ABC transporter ATP-binding protein — its product is MSEYYVEVRNLVKLFKDPATHSIVRAVDGVSFGVEKGKLVTLLGPSGCGKTTTLRLIGGFEIPTSGEILIDGVVVNDFPPNRRPTSMVFQSYALFPHLNVFENVAYGLRVRKMSKEKIREKVMHMLNLVGLSGLEKRYPSQLSGGQQQRVALARALVVEPKVLLLDEPLSNLDAKLREQMRVELRKIQMELGITSIYVTHDQLEAMTLSDYVIVMKDGKIVQKDTPEMLYRFPANVFVAGFIGRASFIEARVVEQRMNDCLVELNNGKKISVEVRQGTTFSPKEEVLLVLRPEGGRFVPDREGILSGEVVTRIYTGSTFYFEIKTDLGQISVELHAHETQNVPQVREIVHVNFERSSMAVVRKQ